DNA sequence from the Actinacidiphila yeochonensis CN732 genome:
GCCGCGTGCTCCCGGCAGCCGGCGAGGTGTTCGGCCGCCGCGTCGAGGTCGCCGGTGAGCAGGTCCGTACGGCACAGGGTGGCCGATGCCCAGGCGGCGAGGACGGGCAGCGCGGCGGCCGACGCGGTCGAGAGGGCGCTCCGGGCCAGTTGCCGGGCGGCGTCCGTGTCCCCGGTTCGCAGGCGGGCCGTGGCGTGGATGAGGGTGGCGGTGATCCGGAGGGCGGTGTCGCTCTCCTCGGGCGGCTGCTCGGGCAGGGCGTGCCGGAGGAGGTCCGCGGCCTCCTGGAGGTGGCCCAGTGCGACGAGTTTGGCGGCCAGGGCGAGTCGGGGGTGGGTGAGGTCGGCCGGCGCGTCGGGGGTCTGGGGGTGGTCGACGGCTCGACGGCCCCAGTGGATGGCCTGGGCCGTGCGGCCCTCGGTCCACTCCAGGCCGGACAGGGTGACCGCGGCCGTCCGGCCGGCCTCGGAACCGTTCCTCGCCAACTGGTCGATCACGGTGTCGGCCCAGACGCCGGTGAGGGCAGCGGGGCCGGTCGGGCCGGTCGGCGCGGTCGGGCCGAGACGTTCAAGGGCCCTGCCGGATGTGGAACCGGAGCCTGGGGACCTGGGGTTCGAGCTCCGGGGGCCCGCGGTTCCGGTGTCCGCGGGTCCGCTGCCCGCCGCCCCGCTGCCCTCGGACCTGGAGCCTGAGGGCCCGGAACGGGCGGGCGCGGGTGCGGGCGCGGGAGCCGGGACCCGGGAGCCCCCGGCGCCGCCCCCGAGCCCACCGCGATCCCCGGCACCTCTGCCCCCCCGAACACCACCCCGGAGAAGACAGCGCCCCCGTGCCCGCCGGCCAGGAGCAGGTCGGTCAGCAGGCGGCGGAGTGTCAGCTGCTCCCGTGGCGTGTGCGGGCGGTCGAGGGCGCCGCGGACAAGGAGGGCGGCGGACTCGACGTGGCCGGCGCGGAGCAGGGTGCGGAGCGCTCCCGTCGTGGTGGCGCCCGTCGAGGTCGCGCCTGTCGCGGTCGCGTCTTCGGCACCCGCGGGTGTCGCGTGCGGAGCCAGTGCCTCCGGAGGGTGGCCCGGCGCGGAGGGGGCGCCGGCCGGAGGCGTGGGGTGGGGCAGGTGTTGGCGCGCCTCGTGGTGGAGGGCGGCTCGTACGCCTGCCGGGATCGACTCGTACACGGCGCGCCAGATCAGCGGGTGTTGGAAGGCCACGCCGTCGTCGGTCAGGGTGAGCAGGCCGGTGGCCATGGTCTCGTCGAGGGCGGTCAGGAGGGCGGCGGTGCTCGTGCCCAGCAGGGTCGCGGCTCGGGACAGCGGGAAGGTGCGGCCCAGGATCGTGCCCACGCGCAGGAGTTGAACCGACTCCTTGGACAGCTGCCGCAGGTTGTCGTCGATCGTGGCCCGTACGCGCAGCGGGAGTTGGCGTGGGGTGAGACGGATCAGGTCGCCCGTGGGGCCGATGCGGCCCTCCTCGGCGAGTCCTCCGACCAGTTCCACGATCAGGCGGGGGTTGCCGTTGGCGCAGGTCACCACGTCCAGCAGGCCGGCCTTCGGCGGTGTGCCGATCAGGTCGCGGACCAGGTCGCGGACCGCGACGCCGGTCAGCGGGGCCAGTTCGAGCCGGTCGACCGGGGTGCCGGGGGACGCCAGGACCGGTCGGTCGAACGGGGTGCTCGGGGCCTTGGCGGCGCGGGCGAGCAGGAGGGCCGACGCGGGGGAGGAGACCTGGCGGGCGGTGTGGATGAGGTGCTGGAGCGCGTCGGTGGTCATGGCCTCCACGTCGTCGAGGACCAGCAGAGCGCGGTCGTCGGGGGAGCGGGAACCCCGTGCGGGACCCACTGACGCCAGGGCGCGGAGGTTGGCCGCGGAGTGGTGATGGACGGTCAGGCCGCGCTGCCGGGCGTGGTGTGTCGTCTCGCGCAGCAGCCTGGTCTTGCCGATGCCGGTCTGGCCGCTGACGATCAGGGTGCGGGGTGAGTCGTTCCCGGCCCGGTCGAGGAAGCGTTCGAGGCGCAGTTGCTCGTCGTGGCGGCCGTGCAGTCTGACCTCGGGCATACTTCCCCCGTCGTGACGTTCATGACCATGCGCCGTCGGCCGGGGGATCGCCCGGGCCGCTGAACCAGGAACCAAGATCCCTCATGCAGCGACCCGGAACAGTGACGCACGTCACAGTACTGACGGATTGTCCGGAAGCACTACGGTGGCGCACCCAGGGTCCACTGCCCCGTCGTCATCCCAGGCATGTGGCCAGCACCTCCGTCAGGAGCCCGCCGACAATGCTCAAACCGTCCTCGGTGAGCACGGATTCGGGATGGAACTGCAGGGAGGCGAAGCCCTGGCCGCGCAGCGCGTGGATCTCACCGGTCCCGCTGTGCCGGCTGAACTGCACGGTGCCCAAACGGGGATGGTCGATCTTGTCCTGGTCGCTGCGGGCGGCGAAGGTGTTGTAGAAGCCGACGCGTTCCCGGTGCCCGAACAGGTCGATCTCCCGTTGGACCCCTTGGTTCGGCACCGCGCGGCGGACGACGTCCAGGCCCAGGAGGCCGGTCAGGACCTGGTGGCTGAGGCAGATGGCCAGGAAGGGGCGCCGTGCCTCCAGCAGGGTGTCGAGGGCCGACCGCAGATGGGCGATCTTCGGGTCGTCGACGTCACGCGGGTCACCGGGGCCGGGGCCCATGACGACCAGGTCGTAGCCGTCGAAGCCGTACGGCTCGTCGAAGCGCCGGACGGTGACCTCCAGTCCCATCGCACGGAGTTGGTGGTCCATCATCGAGGTGAAGGTGTCCTCGGCGTCGACGACCAGCACCCTGCGCCCGGCCAGCCCCGGCACCGGAAGGTCGGGTTCGGAGCCGGTGCGCAGCCAGAAGCCGGCGATGGAGTCGTTGCGCCGGGCCAGCGCCTCGCGGACCTGGGGGTGGTCGGCGAAGCGGTCCGGGCCGTGGAAGCGCAGCGCGGCGAGCAGGCCCGCCGCCTTCGCCCGCGTCTCGGCGACCTCGGCGACCGGGTCGGAGTGGCGCACCAGGGTGGCGCCCACCCCGATGCTGATCCGCCCGGAGGCGTCGATGTCGGCGGTACGGATGAGGATGGCGGAGTCGAGGGTGCGGGCGCCGTGCTCGTCGCGGCCGACGAGGGCGAGGACACCGCTGTAGTAGCCGCGGCCTTCCGGTTCGTAGCGGGCGATCACCTGGGCGGCGCTCTCCAACGGGCTGCCGGTCACCGTCGGCGCGAAGAGCGTCTCCCGCAGGATCTCGCGCACGTCGCGGTCGGTGCGGCCCCTGATGAAGTACTCGGTGTGCGCCAGCCGGGCCATCTCCCGCGGGTACGGCCCGACGACCTGTACGCCCCCGTCGCAGAGCCGGGCCATCATCTTCAGTTCCTCGTCCACCACCATGTACAGCTCGTCCGACTCCTTGCGGTCGGCGAGGAAGGCCATCACCTCCGGCAGCGTGGGTCCCGAGGCGGGATAGCGGTAGGTGCCGCTGATCGGGTTCATCACGGCGGTGCCGTCGTGGAGGCTGATGTGCCGCTCCGGGCTGGCTCCGACGAAGGTACGGGTGCCGGTGTGCACCAGATAGGTCCAGTAGGCGCCGGACTCGTGCTCCAGCAGCCGCCGGAAGAACGACAGGGCGCTGCGCGGGCCGTAGCCGGTGATCTCGGCGACGAAGGATCGCTTGAGGACGAAGTTGGCGCCCTCGCCGCGGCCGATCTCCTCGCCGAGCACGGTTCGCACCAGGTCGGCGTACCGCTCGTCGTCGGGTGTGAAGCTGCCCGCGGTGAGCGTGACGGGGTCGTCGGGGAGCCGGCGCAGGGCCTCGGTGAGCCGCAGCCGCTCCTGGGCGGCGACGGCCATGGCGAGCAGCGGCGCGCCGTCGTCGGGGGCGTCGAATCCGTGCTCGCGGATCTGCCGGTAGGGGATGATCGCCAGCACCTCGTGCCGGGCGCCGGCCGGGGCCGACGTCTCCGCTCCGCCTGACGGCAACCCGGGCTCCTCCTGCGGCAGTCGGATCTCCGCGAGCGTTTCCGCCGCGGACATCTCGCCGAGCAGTACGTCGAGGGCGTCCCCCGTGCTCGCGGGACGGTGCAGCAGGGCGTATGCGGGCGGTCGCTCCTGGAGCACCCGGGCCAGCAGGTCCGCTGTCATTCCGGCTCGCCTCCGTCGAGGTCGGTCAGCAGGGACTTGGTGGTGGTGACCACGGCGCAGCGGTCGGCCGCGTACTCCAGGGCCATCCGGTGGTACGACTCGGAGAAGTCGGCCACCGCGTCGGCCACCAGGAACGGCTGGATGTCGTGGGTGAACGCCTCCACGGCCGTCATCAGGATGCCGACATGGGCGTACACCCCGCAGATGACGAGCTGGTCGCGGCCGTGCCGCCGCATGCGCTCCAGCAGGTCGGTCCTGAAGAAGGCGCTGTAGCGCCACTTGGTCAGCAGCCAGTCGTCCGCGGTCGGCGCCAGTTCCGGTACGACGTCCCGGTCCGCAGGGTCGGTGCGCATGCCGGGACCCCAGAAGTCGTGGAGCAGGCCGCGCTGTTCGGGTGTCATGCCACCAGGCTGAGCCGTGTACGCGACCGGTATGCCAAGACCGGCGCAACCGTCGCGGAGCAGGGCCGTGCCACGTCGCCCAGGCCCAGGACGGCGGTGCCGTCGGTGACCACGGCGACCAGCCGGCCGGCCCAGGTGTAACGCAGGGCAAGGGCCGGGTCCTTCGCTATCGCCTCGCTGACCATGGCCACCCCGGGGGTGTAGGCGATGGACAGGGCTCGGGAGTCGTTCAGGTCGGTGGTGACCCCGA
Encoded proteins:
- a CDS encoding AAA family ATPase, whose product is MPEVRLHGRHDEQLRLERFLDRAGNDSPRTLIVSGQTGIGKTRLLRETTHHARQRGLTVHHHSAANLRALASVGPARGSRSPDDRALLVLDDVEAMTTDALQHLIHTARQVSSPASALLLARAAKAPSTPFDRPVLASPGTPVDRLELAPLTGVAVRDLVRDLIGTPPKAGLLDVVTCANGNPRLIVELVGGLAEEGRIGPTGDLIRLTPRQLPLRVRATIDDNLRQLSKESVQLLRVGTILGRTFPLSRAATLLGTSTAALLTALDETMATGLLTLTDDGVAFQHPLIWRAVYESIPAGVRAALHHEARQHLPHPTPPAGAPSAPGHPPEALAPHATPAGAEDATATGATSTGATTTGALRTLLRAGHVESAALLVRGALDRPHTPREQLTLRRLLTDLLLAGGHGGAVFSGVVFGGAEVPGIAVGSGAAPGAPGSRLPRPHPRPPVPGPQAPGPRAAGRRAADPRTPEPRAPGARTPGPQAPVPHPAGPLNVSARPRRPARPAPLPSPASGPTP
- a CDS encoding anthranilate synthase family protein, which codes for MTADLLARVLQERPPAYALLHRPASTGDALDVLLGEMSAAETLAEIRLPQEEPGLPSGGAETSAPAGARHEVLAIIPYRQIREHGFDAPDDGAPLLAMAVAAQERLRLTEALRRLPDDPVTLTAGSFTPDDERYADLVRTVLGEEIGRGEGANFVLKRSFVAEITGYGPRSALSFFRRLLEHESGAYWTYLVHTGTRTFVGASPERHISLHDGTAVMNPISGTYRYPASGPTLPEVMAFLADRKESDELYMVVDEELKMMARLCDGGVQVVGPYPREMARLAHTEYFIRGRTDRDVREILRETLFAPTVTGSPLESAAQVIARYEPEGRGYYSGVLALVGRDEHGARTLDSAILIRTADIDASGRISIGVGATLVRHSDPVAEVAETRAKAAGLLAALRFHGPDRFADHPQVREALARRNDSIAGFWLRTGSEPDLPVPGLAGRRVLVVDAEDTFTSMMDHQLRAMGLEVTVRRFDEPYGFDGYDLVVMGPGPGDPRDVDDPKIAHLRSALDTLLEARRPFLAICLSHQVLTGLLGLDVVRRAVPNQGVQREIDLFGHRERVGFYNTFAARSDQDKIDHPRLGTVQFSRHSGTGEIHALRGQGFASLQFHPESVLTEDGLSIVGGLLTEVLATCLG